In the genome of Pseudomonadota bacterium, one region contains:
- a CDS encoding integrase domain-containing protein, whose product MKTLNYQLKQLCRRNREGSYNTQRDREHNLTLIADQLQEMRFRFMSAHSLKAKHVQGLVRRWLSEELNAGTIKNRMAALRWWAAKVGLPDAVAKSNDHYGIPVRRFVTDGTKVRHVDGSQLARVQDEYVRMSLELQQAFGLRREEAIKFRPSYADRGDRIVLKESWTKGGKAREVPILTAAQREVLNRAHRLAGKGSLIPAEKRYVEQRRVYERHTVDAGLSKMHGLRHAYAQARYLALTGWLSPAAGGPKSRALSTAQREADRNARLTISRELGHEREQVLTVYIGR is encoded by the coding sequence TTGAAGACCCTGAACTACCAACTGAAGCAACTTTGTCGGCGCAATCGCGAAGGCAGCTACAACACACAGCGCGACCGGGAGCACAACCTGACGCTGATAGCCGATCAGCTCCAAGAAATGCGTTTCCGATTCATGAGCGCGCATTCGCTGAAGGCGAAGCACGTCCAAGGTTTGGTGCGTCGCTGGCTCAGTGAGGAATTGAACGCAGGCACGATTAAGAATCGCATGGCGGCGCTGCGGTGGTGGGCGGCAAAAGTCGGCCTGCCTGACGCGGTGGCCAAGTCCAATGACCATTACGGGATCCCCGTGCGGCGCTTCGTGACCGATGGCACGAAGGTTCGCCACGTAGACGGCTCTCAGCTTGCACGCGTGCAGGACGAGTATGTGCGGATGAGTCTCGAGCTTCAGCAGGCATTTGGATTGAGGCGCGAGGAAGCTATCAAATTTCGGCCGAGCTATGCCGATCGCGGTGATCGAATTGTGCTCAAAGAATCGTGGACGAAAGGCGGCAAGGCCCGCGAGGTGCCGATCCTGACGGCCGCCCAACGGGAGGTCCTCAATCGCGCCCACCGACTTGCTGGCAAAGGCTCGCTCATCCCGGCCGAGAAACGCTACGTCGAACAGCGGCGAGTCTATGAGCGCCATACGGTGGACGCTGGCCTGTCGAAAATGCACGGCTTGCGGCACGCCTATGCGCAGGCGCGCTATCTCGCGCTGACCGGTTGGCTCTCGCCGGCGGCGGGTGGACCCAAGTCTCGCGCGCTGAGCACGGCGCAGCGCGAAGCCGATCGTAACGCGCGCCTGACTATCAGTCGCGAGCTTGGTCATGAGAGAGAGCAGGTGCTGACGGTCTACATCGGGCGATAA